One window from the genome of Acidobacteriota bacterium encodes:
- a CDS encoding ATP-binding protein has protein sequence MTKTNRLQPWHTVVRLKEELRTGELALAEFAADLHEVAQAQGRRPVYEDPAKFFALTYPTHALRELVKDVAARLAGRSDKAVRQLELTYGGGKTHTLITLHHLFRDPRALPDLPAVQEFREHVGMDLPAAFPVTLCFDKIDAERGVEGVRGPDGETRTLRHPWSVLAFQLAGADGLRAIHADGLDAERETPPAEPLLAALLEVPRRRGLATLVLADEVLMYAREKAGLDPVWRGRIVDFFQYLTQAVGKVDTAAMVASILATDPHKQRGELGSRLTSDLSDVFRRQREEGVQPVQKEDVPVVLRRRFFEPDDIRSLDGFRSHVIGIVRDLAKLEETTARNRSAAEERFIASFPFHPDLTDAFYSRWTQLEGFQRTRGILRTLATALREAERWDTAPLIGPSALLAAPDKPGISEAVRELAGVATSGTVEGSHTDWSTLLEAELEKARQIQHESPALRPGREAEQAVVTVFLHSQPTGRKAYTPELIRMAGSTAPDGIELEKGLRRWREISWFLDDEDADLDAGSATPALPKSWRLGNRPNLRQMHDEACQQRVSQEKVDERLREEIRGARTLTDGAKAVGATIHLLPGSPREVGDDGSFRYVVMDAGAASESGKPSSAAKRVLDETTGPDRPRVHRNAVVLAVPSRDGLEAAHAAVRALLGWEDVAGQLEAHQVDPFQAERLRRRLREARERVPEIVRQAYAVVVTVNEQNEVQAFKLPAGAGPLFPAIKNDERARIKETAVDAEALLPDGPYDLWHDDDARRVTDLVGAFARYPRLPKLLHPKVLLDTVLQGVERGLFVARLVRPDGSARTWWREAVGPEARQDPLLEVVLPDRCELGALSGALLGPGVLPELWSDGQVTISALREYFAGGRTVRVSREGYEETQVIPECNEQAVHEAVRGAVEQGVVWLTNGPASVWKEQIPYGVLDDDAVLHPRPDPIAAQELAANALPGAWRDGTTNGVTLARALSQSRRRTLPWGLVREGIKAGVESRWIEVADGSVAVHCRYDEAGQLRLKRPETIVDPATPPPVPSVTGVVLEGSQIQDLAELIPKLLEASAGNDLRFRVGATLNQDADGHVSESVRAALDALLATVSAELKIE, from the coding sequence ATGACCAAGACGAACCGCCTCCAGCCCTGGCACACAGTCGTTCGCCTTAAGGAAGAACTGCGGACTGGTGAGCTTGCGCTCGCCGAATTCGCCGCCGACCTGCACGAGGTCGCGCAGGCGCAGGGACGCCGGCCGGTCTACGAGGACCCGGCGAAGTTCTTCGCGCTGACCTATCCCACCCACGCGTTGCGCGAGTTGGTGAAGGACGTTGCGGCACGGCTCGCCGGACGGAGCGACAAGGCGGTGCGGCAGCTCGAGCTGACCTACGGCGGCGGGAAGACGCACACGTTGATCACGCTCCATCATCTGTTCCGCGATCCGCGCGCACTGCCGGATCTGCCCGCGGTGCAGGAGTTCCGCGAGCACGTCGGCATGGATCTGCCGGCGGCGTTCCCGGTAACGCTCTGTTTCGACAAGATCGACGCCGAGCGCGGTGTCGAGGGAGTGCGCGGTCCGGATGGGGAAACCCGCACTCTGCGCCATCCGTGGAGCGTGCTGGCGTTCCAGCTCGCCGGCGCGGATGGACTGCGCGCAATACACGCCGACGGGCTGGATGCGGAGCGGGAGACGCCGCCCGCGGAGCCGCTGCTGGCCGCACTGCTGGAGGTCCCCCGCCGGCGCGGGCTGGCGACCCTGGTTCTGGCCGACGAGGTCTTGATGTACGCCCGCGAGAAGGCGGGCCTCGATCCCGTCTGGCGCGGGCGCATCGTCGATTTCTTCCAGTATCTGACACAGGCCGTGGGCAAGGTCGACACCGCGGCGATGGTCGCCTCGATACTCGCGACCGACCCGCACAAGCAGCGCGGCGAGCTGGGCAGCCGGCTGACCTCCGATCTGTCCGACGTGTTCCGGCGGCAACGCGAGGAGGGCGTGCAACCCGTACAAAAGGAAGACGTGCCGGTCGTGCTGCGCCGGCGCTTCTTCGAACCCGACGACATCCGCAGCCTCGATGGATTCCGTTCGCACGTCATCGGCATCGTGCGGGATCTGGCGAAGCTGGAAGAAACCACCGCCAGGAACCGATCGGCGGCCGAGGAGCGCTTTATCGCGAGCTTTCCCTTTCACCCCGACCTGACCGACGCTTTCTACAGCCGCTGGACCCAGCTCGAAGGATTCCAACGGACGCGCGGTATCCTGCGCACGCTGGCGACCGCACTGCGCGAGGCCGAGCGGTGGGATACCGCGCCGCTGATCGGTCCGTCGGCCCTGTTGGCCGCGCCTGACAAGCCGGGAATCTCGGAAGCGGTGCGCGAGCTCGCCGGCGTCGCCACGTCCGGAACGGTCGAGGGTAGCCACACCGACTGGAGCACGCTGCTCGAAGCCGAGCTGGAGAAGGCCCGCCAGATCCAGCACGAGTCGCCGGCCCTGCGTCCCGGCCGGGAGGCCGAGCAGGCGGTGGTCACCGTGTTTCTGCATTCGCAGCCGACCGGCAGGAAGGCATACACGCCGGAGTTGATTCGGATGGCCGGCAGCACCGCTCCCGACGGCATCGAGCTGGAGAAGGGGCTGCGCCGCTGGCGCGAGATTTCGTGGTTCCTCGACGACGAGGACGCGGACCTGGACGCGGGAAGCGCTACGCCGGCGCTGCCGAAGTCGTGGCGCCTCGGCAACCGCCCCAACCTGCGCCAGATGCACGACGAGGCGTGCCAGCAACGAGTCAGTCAGGAAAAGGTGGACGAGCGGCTCCGCGAAGAAATCCGCGGTGCACGAACGCTCACCGACGGCGCGAAGGCGGTGGGCGCCACCATCCACCTGCTGCCGGGCTCACCCAGAGAGGTCGGCGACGACGGCAGTTTCCGCTACGTCGTCATGGACGCCGGCGCCGCGTCCGAGTCCGGGAAGCCGAGCAGTGCGGCGAAGCGGGTGCTGGACGAGACGACCGGACCCGACCGGCCACGCGTCCATCGCAACGCGGTGGTCCTGGCGGTCCCGTCGCGCGACGGCCTGGAAGCGGCGCACGCCGCCGTCCGGGCCCTCCTCGGCTGGGAAGACGTCGCGGGACAGCTCGAGGCCCACCAGGTCGACCCGTTCCAGGCGGAGCGCCTGCGACGGCGGCTCCGGGAGGCCCGGGAGCGCGTTCCGGAGATCGTCCGCCAAGCGTATGCCGTGGTCGTGACGGTGAACGAGCAGAACGAGGTGCAGGCGTTCAAGCTGCCGGCGGGCGCCGGACCGCTCTTTCCCGCCATCAAGAACGACGAGCGGGCGCGCATCAAGGAGACGGCGGTGGACGCCGAGGCGCTGCTGCCCGACGGTCCGTACGACCTGTGGCACGACGACGACGCCCGTCGCGTGACGGATCTGGTGGGCGCCTTCGCGCGTTATCCGCGCCTGCCGAAGCTGCTGCACCCGAAGGTCCTGCTCGATACGGTGCTGCAAGGCGTGGAGCGTGGCCTGTTCGTCGCGCGGCTGGTCCGTCCGGACGGCAGCGCCCGGACGTGGTGGCGTGAAGCCGTCGGCCCGGAAGCGCGCCAGGATCCGCTCCTTGAAGTCGTCCTGCCCGACAGATGCGAGCTCGGCGCCCTGTCCGGTGCCCTGCTCGGCCCCGGCGTCCTGCCGGAGTTGTGGAGCGACGGGCAGGTGACCATCAGCGCGCTCCGCGAGTACTTCGCGGGAGGGCGCACGGTGCGGGTTTCCCGAGAAGGCTACGAAGAAACGCAGGTCATCCCGGAATGCAATGAACAGGCCGTTCACGAAGCCGTGCGCGGCGCGGTCGAGCAGGGCGTGGTCTGGCTCACGAACGGTCCCGCCTCGGTCTGGAAGGAACAGATCCCCTACGGCGTGCTCGATGACGACGCCGTCCTGCACCCCCGACCGGATCCCATCGCCGCCCAGGAGCTCGCCGCGAACGCGCTGCCCGGCGCCTGGCGCGACGGCACGACCAACGGCGTCACGCTGGCGCGGGCGCTCTCGCAGTCCCGGCGCAGAACGCTGCCCTGGGGTCTCGTACGCGAAGGCATCAAGGCCGGTGTGGAGAGCCGCTGGATCGAAGTGGCCGACGGCAGCGTCGCCGTGCACTGCCGGTACGACGAAGCAGGGCAGTTGCGCCTGAAGCGCCCGGAAACGATAGTCGATCCCGCCACCCCGCCGCCCGTTCCGTCCGTTACGGGAGTGGTGCTCGAGGGCTCTCAGATCCAGGATCTCGCCGAACTGATCCCGAAGTTGCTGGAGGCGAGCGCCGGCAACGACTTGCGCTTTCGTGTCGGCGCAACGCTGAACCAGGATGCTGACGGGCACGTCTCGGAGAGCGTCAGGGCCGCGCTGGACGCGCTGCTCGCCACGGTGTCCGCGGAACTGAAGATCGAATAG
- a CDS encoding GTP-binding protein, with the protein METEFQGTAAAGGARGLACARRRHRRPTAFRARGEIELNDSRLPVTVLSGFLGAGKTTLLNHALHNREGRRVAVIVNDMSEVNVDAQLVRNGGAELSRVDERLIEMSNGCICCTLREDLLDEVARLARERRFDYLLIESTGISEPLPVAATFALSDELGAQLGELARLDTMVTVVDGPRFLRDFESGEDLLDRGLGVDVEDDRSIAELLVDQVELANVLVLNKTDKMSGKEVARLTGILRKLNQTATFVQATYGRIPLDLIFDTGLFDFERVEQTAGWQQELQGGHTPETEEYGIGSFVYRRRRPFHPARLAALFEGCFEGVLRAKGVVWLATRHEVAGALSIAGDSLTLEPGGHWLAALDPAELAGDPETLEWVGQVWEPDHGDRRQELVFIGIEMPKEAIEAALDGCLLTDAEMASEASGWALLDDPLPEWIEEEDEP; encoded by the coding sequence ATGGAAACGGAGTTCCAAGGGACTGCCGCCGCAGGCGGTGCCCGAGGCTTGGCGTGCGCTCGCCGACGCCATCGACGGCCAACCGCATTCCGAGCCCGTGGAGAAATCGAATTGAACGACTCACGCCTTCCCGTAACCGTGCTCTCCGGCTTCCTCGGCGCCGGCAAGACGACGTTGCTCAACCACGCGCTGCATAACCGCGAAGGCCGCCGTGTCGCGGTCATCGTCAACGACATGAGTGAGGTCAACGTCGATGCCCAGCTCGTTCGCAACGGCGGCGCCGAGCTCAGCCGCGTCGACGAGCGGTTGATCGAGATGTCCAACGGCTGCATCTGCTGCACGCTGCGTGAAGACCTGCTCGACGAGGTTGCACGCCTGGCGCGGGAACGTCGCTTCGACTACCTGCTGATCGAATCGACCGGTATCTCCGAGCCGCTTCCCGTCGCGGCCACCTTCGCCTTGTCGGACGAGCTTGGCGCCCAACTGGGCGAGCTGGCCCGTTTGGACACGATGGTCACCGTCGTCGACGGCCCGCGCTTTCTTCGCGACTTCGAGTCCGGAGAAGACCTGCTCGATCGCGGGCTGGGGGTCGACGTCGAAGACGACCGCTCCATCGCCGAGCTCCTCGTCGATCAGGTCGAGCTTGCCAACGTTCTCGTGCTCAACAAGACCGACAAGATGAGCGGGAAAGAAGTCGCACGGTTGACCGGGATCCTGCGCAAGCTCAACCAGACGGCGACGTTCGTGCAGGCGACCTACGGGCGGATTCCGCTCGATCTGATTTTCGATACGGGCCTGTTCGATTTCGAACGCGTCGAGCAAACAGCGGGTTGGCAACAGGAGCTGCAAGGCGGTCACACGCCGGAGACCGAGGAATACGGCATCGGGAGCTTCGTCTATCGGAGGCGACGGCCCTTCCATCCAGCGCGGCTGGCGGCGCTCTTCGAAGGTTGCTTCGAGGGCGTGCTGCGGGCGAAGGGGGTCGTCTGGCTGGCCACCCGCCATGAGGTGGCCGGCGCGCTTTCGATCGCCGGAGACTCGCTGACCCTGGAGCCCGGAGGCCATTGGCTCGCCGCGCTGGACCCGGCGGAGCTCGCCGGCGACCCGGAGACCCTGGAGTGGGTCGGCCAGGTATGGGAGCCCGACCACGGCGACCGCCGCCAGGAGCTCGTCTTCATCGGAATCGAGATGCCGAAAGAGGCCATCGAGGCCGCGCTGGACGGCTGTCTGCTGACCGACGCCGAGATGGCCTCCGAAGCTTCCGGGTGGGCTTTGTTGGACGACCCGCTGCCGGAGTGGATAGAAGAAGAAGATGAGCCGTAG
- a CDS encoding GNAT family N-acetyltransferase, with amino-acid sequence MASAPAPLSISAASPADVPLILALIRELADYERMSAQVVATEADIERALFGERPCAEAVIARIGDEAVGFALFFQSFSTFVGRPGLYLEDLYVRPPHRGHGIGRRLLAHLAHIAVERGCGRFEWSVLDWNELAIASYRRAGAVPMDEWTVYRLTGEPLRALAAEAVSR; translated from the coding sequence ATGGCTTCCGCTCCGGCCCCCCTGTCGATCTCCGCCGCCTCGCCCGCCGACGTGCCGCTCATCCTGGCGTTGATCCGGGAACTGGCCGACTACGAGCGGATGTCCGCGCAAGTGGTGGCGACCGAGGCGGACATCGAGCGGGCGCTCTTCGGGGAGCGCCCGTGCGCCGAGGCGGTGATCGCACGGATCGGTGACGAGGCGGTCGGGTTCGCGTTGTTCTTCCAGAGCTTTTCCACCTTCGTCGGGCGCCCCGGCCTCTACCTGGAGGATCTGTATGTCCGGCCGCCGCATCGCGGCCACGGCATCGGGCGGCGCCTGCTGGCGCACCTGGCGCACATTGCGGTCGAGCGGGGTTGCGGCCGCTTCGAATGGTCGGTGCTCGACTGGAACGAGCTGGCGATTGCTTCGTACCGCCGCGCCGGCGCCGTGCCGATGGACGAGTGGACGGTGTACCGCCTGACCGGGGAGCCGTTGCGCGCCCTGGCGGCGGAGGCGGTGTCGCGGTGA
- a CDS encoding caspase family protein — protein MTEVLRRFQRQRAAADVPLVFYSGHGIEMRVPNPWRPLQPWGDLC, from the coding sequence ATGACCGAGGTGCTACGTCGATTCCAGCGCCAGCGCGCGGCAGCGGACGTCCCGCTGGTCTTCTACTCGGGCCACGGCATCGAGATGCGTGTTCCGAATCCGTGGCGGCCCTTGCAGCCCTGGGGTGATCTCTGCTAG
- a CDS encoding class I SAM-dependent methyltransferase has product MSAADGGEEQRVLAEQVAYYRARAPEYDDWFFRRGEYDHGPEWNRRWRDEVGELRRALDAAQPSGRMLELACGTGLWTERLAPRAAALTCVDASPEVIALNRARTGAAHIDYVCADLFAWEPVRRYDFVFFGFWLSHVPAGAFIPFWSLVARALAPGGRVFFVDSRNHPAAREGGYDARAPAAPPSRSRRRLRDGREFEIVKIFHRPDELEAQLRTLGWSAVVRGTSNFFLHGLATRDDSPPAAGRRSDRPC; this is encoded by the coding sequence GTGAGTGCGGCGGACGGCGGCGAGGAGCAGCGCGTCCTCGCCGAGCAGGTTGCCTACTACCGGGCGCGGGCGCCGGAGTACGACGACTGGTTCTTTCGCCGTGGGGAGTACGACCACGGTCCCGAGTGGAATCGGCGCTGGCGCGACGAGGTCGGCGAGCTGCGGCGGGCCCTCGACGCGGCGCAGCCGTCCGGCCGGATGCTGGAGCTGGCCTGCGGCACGGGTCTGTGGACCGAGCGGCTCGCCCCGCGGGCGGCGGCGTTGACCTGCGTCGACGCCTCGCCCGAGGTGATCGCCCTCAACCGGGCGCGTACGGGCGCGGCGCACATCGACTACGTCTGCGCCGATCTGTTCGCGTGGGAGCCGGTCCGGCGGTACGACTTCGTGTTCTTCGGCTTCTGGTTGTCGCACGTGCCGGCGGGGGCGTTCATCCCGTTCTGGAGCCTGGTGGCGCGGGCGCTGGCGCCGGGCGGGAGGGTCTTCTTCGTCGACAGCCGCAACCATCCGGCTGCCCGCGAGGGGGGCTACGATGCCCGGGCTCCCGCCGCGCCGCCGTCCCGCAGCCGCCGCCGTCTGCGGGACGGGCGCGAGTTCGAGATCGTGAAGATCTTTCACCGACCGGACGAGCTGGAGGCGCAGTTGCGTACGCTCGGCTGGTCTGCCGTCGTGCGCGGCACCTCCAACTTTTTCCTGCACGGCCTGGCGACGCGTGACGACTCGCCGCCGGCGGCCGGCCGGCGGAGTGATCGACCATGCTGA
- a CDS encoding ferrous iron transporter B gives MLPTPVRTVVLLGKENVGKTQLAASLAGAPSAASNFRGATVGCDSYRVDDWELIDTPGLLRSSDVETTRLALERLRGDDTVLLVAQGTALDADLADLLPLAAGRRGALVVTRRDRLARLEVEERLGELALRTGLPVVAVDARRLNADDRRRLMQALEAPGPVPAETGLNFGDLNVRPRPLFLERSALGPFWALLLLLTPAGIAVDAANRLADRIEPWVGALTGPLAGLLTRWPQPLAEILAGDYGFVTMGPLLLVWATPVVVLHALLMGAYKASGLLDRLTTAMNPWLRPFGMTGRELARVVMGFGCNVPAVISARSSSACSRGVCVSAIAFGSACSYQLGATLAVFAAAGRPDLVVPYLLYLGATTLAYARLIAPPAARSPFNALLTEGRVFLTWPRPKAVWLEAQGVVREFFRRALPVFFLITAAASLLHWLGALQAASAVVEPAMTVFRLPSEAALAVVLASVRKDGILLLAEPGVAAGLGAAQLLTAVYLAGVLLPCLVTCLTIAREQGRGFALRLVGRQAVAAIGFSALLAWAGAWL, from the coding sequence ATGCTCCCGACGCCAGTTCGAACCGTGGTTCTGTTGGGTAAGGAAAACGTCGGCAAGACGCAACTGGCGGCGTCGCTGGCGGGTGCGCCCAGCGCTGCCTCGAACTTCCGGGGCGCCACCGTCGGCTGCGACTCCTACCGGGTGGACGACTGGGAGCTGATCGATACGCCCGGGTTGCTGCGCAGCTCCGACGTCGAGACCACCCGACTGGCCCTGGAGCGGCTGCGCGGCGACGATACCGTCCTGCTGGTCGCCCAGGGGACCGCACTGGACGCCGACCTGGCCGACCTGCTGCCGCTCGCCGCCGGTCGACGCGGCGCACTGGTCGTGACCCGTCGGGACCGACTCGCCCGCCTGGAGGTGGAGGAGCGGCTGGGAGAGCTGGCGCTCCGGACGGGTTTGCCGGTGGTCGCCGTGGACGCCCGGCGGCTGAACGCCGACGATCGTCGAAGGCTGATGCAGGCGCTGGAAGCGCCCGGCCCGGTCCCTGCCGAAACCGGTTTGAACTTCGGCGATCTGAACGTCCGTCCCCGTCCTCTCTTCCTGGAGCGCTCCGCCCTTGGGCCTTTCTGGGCGCTGTTGCTGTTGTTGACGCCCGCCGGGATCGCGGTGGACGCCGCCAACCGTCTCGCGGATCGAATCGAACCCTGGGTCGGCGCCCTGACCGGGCCGCTGGCCGGGTTGCTGACGCGCTGGCCGCAGCCGCTTGCGGAGATCCTGGCCGGCGACTACGGCTTTGTCACGATGGGGCCGCTGCTGTTGGTGTGGGCAACGCCGGTGGTGGTGCTCCATGCGCTGCTGATGGGTGCGTACAAGGCGAGCGGCCTGCTCGATCGCCTGACAACCGCCATGAATCCGTGGCTGCGGCCGTTCGGCATGACGGGCCGGGAGTTGGCGCGGGTCGTGATGGGTTTCGGCTGCAACGTGCCCGCCGTCATCAGCGCGCGCTCGTCGTCGGCCTGCTCGCGGGGCGTATGCGTCTCGGCCATTGCCTTCGGTTCCGCCTGTTCGTATCAGTTGGGGGCCACGCTGGCAGTCTTTGCCGCGGCGGGACGACCCGATCTGGTCGTACCCTACCTGCTTTATCTGGGCGCCACCACCCTCGCCTACGCCCGGCTCATCGCGCCGCCAGCGGCTCGTTCTCCCTTCAATGCGCTGTTGACGGAGGGCCGGGTCTTCTTGACCTGGCCGCGCCCGAAGGCCGTCTGGCTCGAGGCGCAGGGCGTCGTGCGGGAGTTCTTTCGCCGGGCCTTGCCGGTCTTCTTTCTGATCACGGCCGCCGCTTCGCTGTTGCATTGGCTCGGCGCGCTGCAAGCTGCGTCGGCTGTCGTCGAGCCGGCGATGACCGTCTTTCGATTGCCCTCGGAGGCGGCCCTGGCGGTGGTCCTGGCGAGCGTGCGCAAGGACGGCATCCTGCTGCTCGCGGAGCCGGGCGTCGCCGCAGGCCTCGGCGCCGCCCAACTGTTGACGGCCGTCTACCTGGCCGGCGTGCTCCTGCCTTGCCTGGTCACCTGCCTGACGATTGCGCGCGAGCAGGGCCGCGGGTTTGCGCTGCGGTTGGTGGGTCGGCAGGCTGTGGCGGCCATCGGGTTCAGCGCTTTGCTGGCCTGGGCGGGAGCATGGCTGTGA
- a CDS encoding alcohol dehydrogenase catalytic domain-containing protein gives MLSHQVTAYGEPLERTEAALPEPRGEEVLLRVGACGVCHSDIHLWEGAFDLGDGKRLDLTRGRDLPHTLGHEIAGEVVAAGPAAAGVSEGDRRVVYPWLGCGHCPRCAAGDEHLCPTGQPVGVGRAGGFADHVLLPHPRCLFEYAPLREALAATYSCSGLTAYGALRKAASGAASGELLIVGLGGVGMAAVGLAPALTDTPVLCADVDAARLELARTRGAAETFDTSAPDAVKQVRRRTGGGVAAAIDFVGSERSAAFALGALAPGGTLIVVGLFGGALRLSLPLLPLKHLTIRGSYVGSPAEMGELLALGRSGSIPELPIDERPLAAAQAALDDLRAGRVIGRVVLRA, from the coding sequence ATGCTGAGCCATCAGGTGACCGCGTACGGCGAGCCGCTGGAGCGGACGGAAGCGGCGCTGCCGGAGCCGCGCGGTGAGGAGGTCCTCCTGCGGGTCGGCGCGTGCGGCGTCTGCCACAGCGACATCCACCTGTGGGAGGGGGCATTCGATCTCGGCGACGGAAAGCGGCTCGATCTGACGCGGGGCAGGGACCTGCCGCATACCCTCGGCCACGAGATCGCGGGCGAGGTGGTGGCGGCCGGTCCCGCTGCGGCCGGCGTCTCCGAGGGCGACCGGCGCGTCGTCTACCCCTGGCTCGGGTGCGGCCACTGCCCGCGGTGCGCGGCCGGCGACGAGCACCTCTGCCCGACCGGCCAGCCAGTCGGCGTCGGGCGCGCCGGGGGCTTCGCGGACCACGTCCTGTTGCCGCATCCGCGGTGCCTGTTCGAGTACGCGCCGCTGCGCGAGGCCCTCGCGGCGACGTACTCATGCTCCGGCCTCACGGCATACGGCGCGCTCCGCAAGGCGGCGTCGGGCGCGGCGTCCGGAGAGCTGTTGATCGTCGGCCTCGGCGGTGTCGGGATGGCCGCGGTCGGCCTCGCCCCCGCGCTGACGGATACGCCGGTGCTGTGCGCCGACGTCGACGCTGCGCGGCTGGAGCTTGCCCGCACGCGCGGTGCGGCCGAGACGTTCGACACGTCGGCGCCCGATGCCGTCAAGCAGGTTCGAAGGCGCACCGGCGGCGGGGTGGCGGCGGCCATCGACTTCGTGGGGTCGGAGCGGTCGGCCGCCTTCGCCCTCGGTGCGCTGGCGCCGGGCGGCACGCTCATCGTGGTGGGGCTCTTCGGGGGCGCCCTGAGGCTCTCGTTGCCGCTGCTGCCGCTCAAGCACCTGACGATACGCGGCTCCTACGTCGGCAGCCCGGCCGAGATGGGGGAGTTGCTGGCCCTGGGCCGCTCCGGATCGATTCCCGAGCTGCCGATCGACGAACGCCCTCTCGCCGCGGCGCAGGCGGCGCTCGACGACTTGCGGGCGGGCCGGGTGATCGGCCGCGTCGTCCTGCGGGCCTGA
- a CDS encoding isoprenylcysteine carboxylmethyltransferase family protein: MKGTRTRAIVGSLVFFWAAPGLVAGVGPFVLVGWTMQPPLLGLPGGRMAGAAAVAAGLACLLDCFARFALEGRGTPAPVAQTEVLVASGLYRFVRNPMYISVLLIVSGQALLFGQARLLAYAGVLLVAFHLFVLLHEEPSLRCRFGESYETYRLHVGRWRPRLTPWCGSQPFSW; the protein is encoded by the coding sequence ATGAAGGGAACTCGTACACGTGCGATCGTGGGGTCGTTAGTCTTCTTCTGGGCGGCTCCCGGTCTCGTTGCTGGCGTCGGCCCGTTCGTCCTGGTCGGTTGGACGATGCAGCCGCCACTGCTCGGGCTGCCGGGCGGGCGGATGGCGGGTGCCGCGGCGGTCGCCGCGGGTCTGGCCTGCCTGCTGGACTGCTTCGCCCGCTTCGCCCTCGAGGGGCGTGGCACCCCGGCCCCAGTGGCGCAGACCGAAGTGCTGGTGGCGTCCGGTCTCTATCGGTTCGTGCGCAACCCGATGTACATCTCCGTGCTGCTCATCGTCTCGGGGCAGGCGCTGCTCTTTGGGCAAGCCCGGCTGTTGGCGTACGCAGGGGTGCTGCTGGTCGCGTTCCACTTGTTCGTGCTGCTCCATGAGGAGCCGTCGCTCCGTTGCAGGTTCGGAGAGTCGTACGAGACCTATCGCCTGCACGTGGGTCGATGGCGGCCACGTCTGACGCCGTGGTGCGGATCGCAGCCGTTCAGCTGGTGA
- a CDS encoding SidA/IucD/PvdA family monooxygenase, whose amino-acid sequence MTKGARSFDIVVVGAGAAGLGFGATLRDLGIENFVILDRAAIGASFLLWPRQMRFITPSFNSTQFGALDLNAVCLHTSPAYSIGVEHPTGEEYAGYLRKIAEHFDLPVETGVDVLSVATGARPKRFRVATSRGDFHARFVVWAGGEMQYPRTNGFRGAELCLHNSQVTSWDDLGGDERYIIGGSESGVDAAVGLAAAGRRAIVFDREEPWTRKGPDPSQLLSPFTKARLDSAVDSGRVTLRGGCPVIGVRRKDNGYQLALKGGHVVDCAEKPILASGFVGSASLVRSLFDWRDDGFPLLTEDDESTVTKGLFLVGPQVRQGDVIFCFIYKFRQRFAVVANQIARRLRVSVEPLEEYRRYGMYLDDLSCCGDECAC is encoded by the coding sequence ATGACGAAAGGAGCCCGCTCGTTCGACATTGTCGTCGTCGGCGCCGGGGCCGCCGGTCTCGGCTTTGGTGCGACGCTGCGCGACCTCGGAATCGAGAACTTCGTGATCCTCGACCGTGCCGCCATCGGCGCCTCGTTCCTGCTTTGGCCGCGGCAGATGCGCTTCATTACGCCGTCGTTCAACAGCACCCAGTTCGGCGCCCTCGACCTGAACGCCGTCTGTCTGCACACCTCGCCGGCCTACTCGATCGGCGTCGAGCACCCCACGGGGGAGGAGTACGCCGGCTATCTGCGAAAGATCGCGGAGCATTTCGACTTGCCGGTAGAGACCGGAGTCGACGTTCTCTCGGTCGCGACGGGAGCTCGACCCAAGCGGTTTCGGGTGGCGACGAGTCGCGGCGACTTCCACGCGCGGTTTGTGGTCTGGGCGGGCGGCGAAATGCAGTACCCGCGGACCAACGGCTTCCGCGGGGCCGAGCTGTGCCTGCACAACTCCCAGGTGACCTCGTGGGACGATCTCGGCGGCGACGAGAGATACATCATCGGCGGATCCGAGAGCGGCGTCGACGCCGCCGTCGGGCTGGCCGCCGCCGGTCGACGAGCCATCGTCTTCGACCGCGAGGAGCCCTGGACGCGAAAAGGCCCGGACCCCAGCCAACTCTTGTCGCCCTTTACGAAGGCGCGTCTGGATTCGGCTGTCGACTCGGGTCGGGTGACGCTGCGCGGCGGCTGTCCGGTCATCGGCGTTCGCCGCAAGGACAACGGTTATCAGTTGGCGCTCAAGGGCGGTCACGTCGTCGACTGCGCCGAGAAGCCGATCCTGGCCTCCGGATTCGTCGGTTCGGCAAGCCTCGTTCGCTCGTTGTTCGATTGGCGAGACGACGGTTTTCCGCTGTTGACGGAAGACGACGAGTCCACCGTGACGAAAGGGCTGTTCCTGGTCGGGCCGCAGGTGCGCCAGGGCGATGTCATCTTCTGTTTCATCTACAAGTTCCGCCAGCGCTTCGCCGTGGTCGCCAACCAGATCGCTCGCCGCCTGCGGGTGAGCGTGGAGCCCCTGGAGGAGTACCGCCGCTACGGAATGTACCTCGACGATCTATCGTGCTGCGGCGACGAATGCGCTTGTTGA